The Cydia pomonella isolate Wapato2018A chromosome 9, ilCydPomo1, whole genome shotgun sequence sequence aaacagcgccatctagtagaAGATTGGTAATTTAAAGAAGTAAAGTTTGAATTTggggttattaatgttattatcccaagaaaatattaatagagcGTTTCAGGATTTTCGCTTGACGAaacagcgacatctagcagGAGATGCAAATCAAACAAGTAAACTAAAGTCTTTATGCCAAAAAagatctttacagtacatatggggctactttatagcactagtgcgagaagtagcatattacgttactgtgtcgaacatttaaagggccatatgtactgtaaaacgttgtacgatacatgtgcgaataggtaattcgcaactcgtgtcgatttaaaacactcccttcggtcgtgttttaatttatcgccactcgtttcgaatttcctatttttcgcacttgtatcgtaatgtactatattagcGCGATTTAAGGTTTTTACTGAATAAAACAATGCCATCTAGCAAAAgattaataaatgaatatagtTTGAATCTGTAGTCATTATCCCACGAAAAATCTTGCTAGCGCGATTCAGAATTTAAGCTCGatggaacagcgccatctaccacgAGATTTTGAAACTAAACATGTTTGTACTGGTCTGGTGTCATTTTCCTaagaaaaatattgatatataaGCGTTATTAAGAATTTTTATTTAGCACACGGACCACGGACAATCTAACATGCAATTGGGTAAATCTACACAATATGTACAAGTTTAAAATTACCTGGCAGTAAAGATGTCCTTAAAAGATAAATTAAGTAGCTGGCAAATTGGTCTCGTATCCACGCGTCGCCCTGCGAAGCGCCGTGCCGCACCACGTGGTCAGCAAACCTCAGGTCTTCCGTCCCGAGCGCCAACTGTCTTCGCAGCATCAAATCCCCTGTTTCTATCCTCATCTCATTCAGCTCCACGAGCACATCGAACAACTGACGTTTctgtttaaataaaacattagatGCACCCACTACGAAACCCTGAACGGCTGCATCTGATAAAAGGTCTAAGTATTGTAGAGATAAGTACGGTAAGCAGAGGTAACCATCCTCGAAAAGTGATAATGGAAGCCCGCATTCAGCTTGGTCAATCTGACTTGTTAAGTTGTATAAGCCATCTACGCTCATATCTCTAGCCATAGTTGGACTTTGCTGGGCTTCAACTAGTGGTTTTTGCGTTTTGTACTTTTCTCCAACGCTGTGACATTTTTCTCTGCTAGCTAAGTCTTGTCTGTCAACATCTGCTAGGAGCGTTTCATCAAAACTCTGCCGGCTAACTCTATCCTTTTCTTCCATTAAATTTTCTGATTCTTTAGACGTAAGTTCGTCATCTATTTGAATGGAACCGTTTACATACGGCTCGTTCATGATGTCGGTTGCGGTGTCAACAATGTCTTCCGACTTGTTATCTGGGGCCATAGGGATGGGAGATAATGGCCTGGACAATCTGAAAAGATAAGAATGGCTGATAATTCATGTaagtcatttaaaaacaaacattgGAAATGACGCATTTGTTTGAGTTACGTGCGTAAATCAAGCAATAGATTTTGAAATGTACACCTTTACAAGAATGCAAACAAAGAACTATCACTTGAAATGTATTCCTAAAGTTTTCGACTACATTATCCTAGCAACTTTAGCTTGCTTAGCGGTGGTGTGCCACGCCACCTGGCACAATTCCGATTATCAGTAATTTACGTTTACAGGGCCAAAAGCCATTTCACTTTGGtgtccgtcagtctgtctgtctctgtgtctgtccgtctgtccatctgtaTGTCCAGACCCTttatctcaggaacgcgtggaggtatcgattcgaaattaaaagcatatactcaggtctaagTCTCTTGACACTGTGAAAAGGTAAGAAAGCTATGTAAGTTAACGTTAAAAAAAGAtgcggccgtttatgccgcaaaaaacgtatatttggACACTCTCAAGCAAATCAAATTGATAAGGTATTTTCCATTCCCCTATAACTATGACATTTGGCAAGGAATACAGTCTTATACTACAAGTATAGGGAATAATTTTAAAACCATACATTTGTAATGAAATCATAAATTCTTAACTATTTATAATGTACCTtcaaatttgtacggaaccctcggtgggctaGTCCacctcgcacttgtccggttttttaagaTCAAAGATTATTTGCGCCAAACTCTCAGTAGTGGAACGTAAAAGATGTCATTGAGTTCAATAGCCTTTTGCAGATTTACGTATCAGATCAGACTGTTGTTTGTGGTTGGTGTAACTGGGTCTAATAGATTCGCATGAAAAAAACATAGGTTGCCCTGTCAACGTCATACTATGATTCGGCGACCGCATTAGGTTAATGACCGGGTGTGTTTGCACCCTGCCGCATGAGGGATGCTCTGTAGTGTGTACGCACACGACATTGGCGGCCTTGCCCAGCCCGTGCTCCAGGCAGCGCGGCAGCAGCGACACCAGCGTGAGCAGCGCGGCCGACAGCGGCCCGGCCGGCGCGCCGTACACCAGCACCCGGCGCCGGAGCAGCAGCAGCTTGAACAGCAGCAACGCCTTGTGCCGCCACGACTCCACTAGCCGGAGAACTGATAAACCTAAAATCATACATTTATTATAACAATGCCCGACATGCCCGTGGTAAATTATTGTACACTATACAACATATATACATTTCAAGTGTTCACATAACATATGTGGCCGTACAATGGTATCGCTGCAGTTGTTAAATTGCCTGTgatattttattgtaactatGACTATAAAAACGTTAATGTTGACCAAATTTAATATTCCTGTAGCATCTTTATCTTAATATGACAAACAAAAGTAAAACAACCACAAAACTAATTGCTGCTATTACAAAAATACCATAATTTAGACACTCCTAAATGTTGAATTGTATGttattaattgtaatatattcccaaaaactattatgattataaatgtatcaataaaatgtttaatgacATTAAAGTACCATGTTTTGATCaacttttataattataatatggaactataattttaatattgtgaaCTGTACAAGTGTACAGATtagataggtaaataaatacaaaatattatattcatgCAATGTTatcacaaaatattttgtatccCTAACCATGCTTGAATTACATTAGCCATTACTTCCCTTACCTACGTGTTGAAATCATGAATGAGTCATGTGTAGGAAAAGCAAATTACCATTTAATCTAGCTTTAATGCCAGCTATATTTCATGAATGTGATATACTtagattaataaatatatttaagccACTTTTAACACGAGAACAACACATTACTtccttttacaagcttttatttaacttgcaatgtttgtttataatatgtggcattatctatgaaaagggaccttattgtcgatggcgcttacgccatccatatttgtatcggagcatcgtttatgacggcggaagcgccatcgacaataaggtccctttccatagataacgtcacatatgtTTGTTCAGGCCAAATCTTGAGTTAATTAGACCGATATCCATACTCACTATACTCTATGCCACTTCCCATTActcaattgagctgaaatttcacatacatatgtaaatgtaACTGTTGGTGGTAAATTGATAATGCTATCTTATCTCCAAGCTGCTCCCTCTGATCTGATGGGCATAGGAGATggtcataggaactctatgataaaataatgcaaCCTTGTTGTGTTTAGGGATGTTTGACTTGTATCCATGAGTATTCGTtgactgttgaaagaaaagtgcagtcggcaataaaagcttgtatcaaaaatgttatttatgacaaaaacttattacctaTGATAAGAAAAGAACAGAACAGAAGGTGGACAAAGTTTCAATTGGTTCGTTAATTTACAGTTTTCTGTAAAGGATTTGTAATACATAAATAGTTCTTAGGTAAGTTTTAGCTTAGTAGATAGTGTCGTAAGACTGctgttttatattaataacctGTTTTGTAAATAGTAGTATAACTATAAGGTGGCAAAGAGGGATATCCTGAGCCCAATGCCCCCATTTAAGGGGTTTGCCACAGTCAGTGAAACTGCTCATTTGGGTTCTGTTTTGTAAATAGTAGTATAACTATAAGGTGGCAAAGAGGGATATCCTGAGCCCAATGCCCCCATTTAAGGGGTTTGCCACAGTCAGTGAAACTGCTCATTTGGGTTCTCGTATGTGTCTTTTatcttaatgaatgttttaaatatacataattttgactct is a genomic window containing:
- the LOC133520928 gene encoding late secretory pathway protein AVL9 homolog isoform X2, whose translation is MTRSSVQKSVCVVCQSPLFGRLAVKMELVVRAWFLQGDFSQTKLLEDAYKHLNSCPVQIDQTLEGLSVLRLVESWRHKALLLFKLLLLRRRVLVYGAPAGPLSAALLTLVSLLPRCLEHGLGKAANVVLSRPLSPIPMAPDNKSEDIVDTATDIMNEPYVNGSIQIDDELTSKESENLMEEKDRVSRQSFDETLLADVDRQDLASREKCHSVGEKYKTQKPLVEAQQSPTMARDMSVDGLYNLTSQIDQAECGLPLSLFEDGYLCLPYLSLQYLDLLSDAAVQGFVVGASNVLFKQKRQLFDVLVELNEMRIETGDLMLRRQLALGTEDLRFADHVVRHGASQGDAWIRDQFASYLIYLLRTSLLPEGSREIDPYNAQFMSAFKATPAYQQWLKTTNNGDIEAFANLAPIHPFAGQLSVADMKLKIAHSMSTSEGGRKVSAAVASTGRAVATTSRAVGGALSQARGALSGWWSALTAPPPAGLPAGLPDGLPAGLPDDPGTRGRAATPDPPDKSIEDASAALNKIQVI